A stretch of Cucumis sativus cultivar 9930 chromosome 2, Cucumber_9930_V3, whole genome shotgun sequence DNA encodes these proteins:
- the LOC101208273 gene encoding benzyl alcohol O-benzoyltransferase — translation MAISSHNNFVFQVRRCEPELVAPAKPTPYEFKQLSDIDDQEAFRFQVPLLFLYAHNPRMEGSDPVKVIKKAISDTLVFYYPFAGRLREGPGKKLFVECTAEGILFIEADANVALQQFGDAVQPPFAFLDDVLYNVPSSDGIINSPLLLVQVTRLRCGGFIFAIRVNHTMTDAFGLMQFMTAVREMACGDTAPSVLPVWQRSLLNARDPPTVTHRHHEYDQVVDTKQINISLNEMAHGSVFFGPTEISTLRKTLPIHLRYCSSFDLITACLWRTRTIALQPNPNDEMRLLCVVNLRSKSKYLPSGYYGNAFALPAAVATAGNLCQNPLSYAVELIRKAKAEMTEEYMKSVADLMVINGRPNLTAVRSYAVSDVTKTDLEKIDFGWGEAIFGGPAMGGVATVPGLTSFYISFKNKKGEQGTVVPFSLPVEAMERFVVELDAAFKTKPLNEVENTKQGFIRAAL, via the exons atggcAATATCATCCCATAATAATTTTGTGTTCCAAGTACGTCGATGCGAACCTGAATTAGTTGCTCCAGCAAAACCTACACCCTATGAATTTAAGCAACTTTCAGACATTGATGACCAAGAAGCTTTCAGATTTCAAGTCCCATTATTATTCTTGTATGCTCATAATCCAAGAATGGAAGGAAGTGATCCAGTGAAAGTGATAAAGAAGGCAATTTCAGATACATTGGTATTTTATTATCCTTTTGCAGGAAGATTGAGGGAAGGCCCTGGAAAAAAGTTGTTTGTGGAATGTACTGCTGaaggtattttatttattgaagcTGATGCAAATGTAGCTTTACAACAATTTGGTGATGCTGTTCAACCTCCTTTTGCATTTCTGGATGATGTTTTGTACAATGTTCCAAGCTCTGATGGGATTATTAATTCTCCATTGTTGCTTGTTCAG GTGACACGACTCAGGTGTGGTGGTTTCATCTTTGCCATTCGTGTAAATCACACGATGACCGATGCTTTCGGTTTAATGCAATTCATGACCGCAGTACGTGAAATGGCTTGTGGTGATACTGCACCATCTGTTCTTCCAGTTTGGCAAAGATCTCTCTTAAATGCAAGAGACCCTCCAACAGTCACTCATCGCCACCATGAATACGACCAAGTTGTTGACACAAAACAAATCAACATTTCTCTCAACGAGATGGCCCATGGCTCCGTTTTCTTTGGCCCTACAGAGATCTCTACCCTTCGCAAAACCTTACCTATCCACCTTCGCTATTGCTCTTCCTTCGACCTCATCACAGCTTGCCTTTGGCGCACCCGTACCATAGCCCTTCAACCAAACCCAAACGATGAAATGCGCTTACTTTGCGTCGTGAACTTACGCTCCAAATCAAAGTATTTACCCTCAGGATATTATGGCAATGCGTTTGCTTTACCAGCAGCAGTCGCCACTGCAGGCAACCTTTGCCAAAACCCATTAAGTTATGCAGTAGAATTGATTAGGAAGGCTAAGGCAGAGATGACAGAGGAGTACATGAAGTCTGTGGCGGATCTTATGGTAATCAATGGACGACCTAATTTAACTGCTGTGAGATCTTATGCGGTGTCTGACGTGACAAAAACCGACTTGGAGAAGATAGACTTTGGATGGGGAGAAGCAATTTTTGGAGGCCCTGCCATGGGAGGGGTTGCAACCGTCCCTGGTTTGACAAGCttttatataagttttaaaaacaaaaaaggggaACAAGGAACAGTGGTACCTTTCTCATTGCCTGTTGAAGCCATGGAAAGATTTGTGGTAGAACTTGATGCTGCgttcaaaacaaaaccattgAATGAAGTGGAAAACACTAAGCAAGGGTTCATTCGAGCTGCTTTATga
- the LOC101208513 gene encoding benzyl alcohol O-benzoyltransferase has translation MSSEATSLAFKVERCEPELIVPTKPTPHEWKQLSDIDDQQSFRFQVPMIHFYPQNPNMEGRDPVTVIKEAVAKTLVFYYPFAGRVREKFGKKLFVECTGEGVLFIEANADVSLQQFQDSSSLQPPFPCMDQLLYDVPDSDGILDSPLLLIQVTRLKCGGFIFAVRFNHTITDGIGMAQFLKAIAEMARGALAPSILPVWKRALLNSRDPPRVTCLHHEYDEVNDINDTTITLDNMVQHSFFFGPTEISIIHRTLPTHFHNYPSAELLMIFIWRLRTIALQLSPEEEVRLLCVVNLRTKFNYLPLGFYGNAFALPAALTTAAKLSQNSLDYAIELVENAKAKVTEEYVKSMVDLMTVKGRPHFTVVGSFLMADLTEAGFEDVDFGWEKAIYAGPATGKVGLVPGLISFCIPSKMRNGEKGIVVPLYLPAPAMERLVEELDALLKI, from the exons ATGTCGTCCGAAGCCACTTCTCTTGCGTTCAAAGTAGAAAGATGTGAACCAGAACTAATTGTTCCAACAAAACCAACACCCCATGAATGGAAACAACTTTCTGATATTGATGACCAACAAAGCTTTAGATTTCAAGTTCCAATGATTCATTTTTACCCACAAAATCCAAATATGGAAGGGAGAGATCCAGTGACAGTGATAAAAGAGGCAGTTGCAAAGACTTTGGTTTTTTACTATCCTTTTGCAGGCAGAGTTAGAGAAAAGTTTGGTAAGAAGCTATTTGTGGAATGCACAGGTGAAGGAGTCTTGTTCATTGAGGCAAATGCAGATGTTAGTCTACAACAGTTTCAagattcttcttctcttcaacCTCCATTTCCATGCATGGATCAACTTCTTTATGATGTTCCAGATTCTGATGGGATTCTTGATTCTCCATTGTTGCTCATTCAG GTAACAAGACTCAAATGTGGTGGTTTCATCTTTGCTGTTCGATTTAACCACACAATCACTGATGGCATTGGTATGGCTCAATTCCTAAAGGCCATAGCTGAGATGGCTCGTGGAGCTCTTGCGCCATCCATTCTTCCAGTATGGAAAAGAGCTCTCTTAAATTCAAGGGACCCTCCGAGAGTCACTTGCCTTCATCATGAATACGATGAAGTTAACGACATAAACGACACTACAATTACCCTCGACAATATGGTTCAACACTCATTCTTCTTTGGGCCGACCGAGATATCTATCATTCACAGAACTTTACCCACACACTTCCACAATTACCCCTCGGCCGAGCTTCTCATGATATTCATTTGGCGCCTTCGTACCATAGCCCTTCAACTTAGTCCAGAAGAGGAAGTGCGTTTGCTTTGCGTCGTCAATTTACGCACCAAGTTTAACTATTTACCATTAGGGTTTTATGGCAATGCATTTGCTTTACCTGCAGCACTTACTACTGCAGCTAAGCTTTCCCAGAATTCTTTAGATTATGCCATTGAATTAGTTGAAAATGCTAAGGCTAAGGTGACAGAAGAGTACGTGAAGTCTATGGTGGATTTAATGACGGTCAAAGGACGACCCCATTTTACTGTGGTTGGGTCATTCCTTATGGCAGATTTGACTGAAGCTGGGTTTGAGGATGTGGACTTTGGATGGGAAAAGGCCATATATGCCGGACCAGCTACCGGAAAAGTTGGACTTGTGCCTGGTTTGATAAGCTTTTGTATTCCTTCTAAGATgagaaatggagaaaaaggAATTGTGGTGCCTCTTTACTTGCCAGCTCCAGCCATGGAAAGGTTGGTGGAAGAACTTGATGCCTTGTTGAAGATATaa